One Castanea sativa cultivar Marrone di Chiusa Pesio chromosome 4, ASM4071231v1 DNA window includes the following coding sequences:
- the LOC142632541 gene encoding B3 domain-containing transcription factor VRN1-like, translated as MATKPLEPLKRVKKPSFCKVLIGDFPTQLRIPEAFVKYFDGEVPNSSVLWGPRKTWRVDVKEVDNSLFFQKGWSAFVQDNSLKMGDFLLFRYDGNSNFSVKIYGRDCCEKGVAGASRKSYTPVYGNGKEEKEKMRNYLKRKSKCMGSIRKERTGIEVIPRHLSYKPPKMKKGARALEAASKFISNYPSFQVLMYPCYVNSDYLNVPTSFFKIYMEGKQRNVTLQTSDGLWTMRLVRYSNRVGKFYGKLKQGWNAFAIGNALIVGDVCVFELIDKTDGLFKVSVFKCSS; from the exons ATGGCAACAAAGCCTCTAGAGCCTTTGAAAAGAGTAAAGAAACCTTCCTTTTGCAAGGTCTTGATTGGGGACTTCCCTACCCAGTTG AGAATCCCAGAAGCATTTGTCAAGTATTTTGATGGAGAAGTACCTAACAGTTCTGTACTTTGGGGTCCAAGGAAAACTTGGAGGGTTGATGTGAAGGAAGTTGATAACAGTTTGTTTTTCCAAAAAGGTTGGAGTGCATTCGTGCAAGACAATTCCTTGAAAATGGGTGACTTTCTACTTTTTCGTTATGATGGGAATTCAAATTTTTCTGTAAAAATATATGGAAGAGATTGCTGTGAAAAGGGTGTCGCTGGAGCTAGTAGAAAGAGTTATACACCTGTTTATGGCaatggaaaagaagaaaaggagaaaatgagaaattatcTAAAGAGGAAAA GCAAGTGTATGGGGTCAATACGAAAAGAGAGAACAGGTATAGAGGTTATTCCAAGGCATTTGTCTTATAAACCTCCAAAGATGAAAAAGGGTGCTAGAGCTTTGGAAGCGGCCAGCAAATTCATCTCAAACTATCCTTCTTTTCAAGTCTTAATGTACCCTTGTTATGTGAATTCCGATTATCTG AATGTGCCAACAAGCTTCTTCAAGATATATATGGAAGGAAAGCAACGAAATGTTACGCTTCAAACTTCAGATGGGTTGTGGACTATGAGATTAGTCCGATATTCAAACAGAGTTGGTAAATTCTATGGCAAGCTAAAACAAGGCTGGAATGCCTTTGCAATTGGGAATGCTCTGATAGTTGGTGATGTATGCGTTTTTGAACTAATTGACAAGACTGATGGTCTTTTTAAAGTTAGCGTCTTCAAATGTTCTAGTTAA